The Flavobacteriales bacterium genome includes the window TACGAGCTTATGTGAAAAACCAAGGAATGGAAAAAGAATATCATAATTTACATAAAGAACAACTTAATTTGTTCTGAGATACCTCGATGGCTCTGCCTCGGGGAGCTTCATTAAGATATCACTTAGATGATTACTCCAAAAATAGTGTGCAAAAGTACAAGCAGAAAAAATAAAATTCAAACACGAAATAAAATGGATATAATCAGAGAAATAGAATTAGCTGAAGAAAGAATCAGGCTATTCATTTTAAGAACGCCATTAATTGAGTCGAAAGAGTTGAGCAAGTTGATCGAGGGGAAGGTCTACTTAAAACTGGAAAGTGAGCAATATACTGGCTCATTTAAAGCCCGGGGAAGTATGAATAAACTTCTTTCATTGACTGACGAAGAAAAAGAA containing:
- a CDS encoding pyridoxal-phosphate dependent enzyme gives rise to the protein MDIIREIELAEERIRLFILRTPLIESKELSKLIEGKVYLKLESEQYTGSFKARGSMNKLLSLTDEEKERGTITAGYTHTHTHTLQLWGLILQKNRS